One genomic window of Arachis stenosperma cultivar V10309 chromosome 10, arast.V10309.gnm1.PFL2, whole genome shotgun sequence includes the following:
- the LOC130957747 gene encoding cystinosin homolog yields the protein MGIAWNSHTLEVAYRVLGWTGFFLWSCSFYPQLLLNFFRKSVVGLNFNYLLLNNTKHTLYLIYNTSLYFSSSVRFQYHLKYGFDQMVPVAANDVAFSTHAVLLTGVLLFQCAIYERGNQSLSKVTIGIISLVWIIVGVCSFISLPTKSWLWLISVFNTMQVILAVIKYIPQAVMNFMRKSTDGFSIGNVLLDFSGGVTNYAQMVAQSIDQNSWVNFSGNIGKVLLSLVSVFFDVLFMCQHYFLYPSKKAASIRVKEPLIKSPLGSPVPLERV from the exons ATGGGAATAGCATGGAATTCTCATACCCTTGAAGTTGCATACAGAGTGTTAGGATGGACTGGTTTCTTTCTTTGGTCCTGCAGTTTCTACCCTCAGCTTCTCTTGAATTTCTTTAGGAAGAG TGTGGTTGGATTGAATTTCAATTATTTGTTGTTGAACAATACCAAGCACACCTTGTATCTCATCTACAACACTTCCTTGTACTTCAGCTCTTCTGTGCGGTTTCAGTATCATCTCAAATATGGCTTCGACCAg ATGGTACCTGTTGCTGCAAATGATGTTGCATTCTCAACACATGCTGTTTTATTGACGGGAGTATTACTGTTTCAATGTGCAATATATGAG CGTGGGAATCAATCACTATCAAAAGTGACCATAGGGATCATCTCTTTGGTGTGGATTATTGTCGGAGTTTGTTCCTTCATATCACTTCCTACTAAATCTTGGCTTTGGCTTATCTCCGTTTTCAA CACAATGCAAGTAATTTTGGCAGTCATCAAATATATTCCACAG GCAGTTATGAATTTCATGAGAAAGAGCACAGATGGGTTTAGCATTGGAAACGTGCTGCTTGATTTCTCAGGAGGAGTCACAAATTATGCCCAAATGGTTGCACAGTCAATTGATCAaa aTTCTTGGGTGAACTTCTCTGGTAACATTGGCAAAGTGTTACTATCCCTG GTTTCTGTATTCTTTGATGTTCTTTTCATGTGTCAACACTACTTCTTGTATCCTTCAAAGAAAGCAGCATCAATTAGAGTGAAAGAGCCCCTTATTAAGTCACCACTTGGGTCACCTGTGCCATTGGAAAGAGTTTAG
- the LOC130955200 gene encoding cycloartenol-C-24-methyltransferase-like translates to MDLASGVGGKINKAQVLDAVDKYEKYHVHYGGKQEDRNANYTDMVNKYYDLATSFYEFGWGESFHFAHRWNGESLRESIKRHEHFLALQLGLKPGQKVLDVGCGIGGPLREIARFSSTSVTGLNNNEYQISRGKELNRIVGVDKTCDFIKADFMKMPIPDNSFDAVYAIEATCHAPDAYGCYKEIYRVLKPGQCFAAYEWCMTDAYDPNNQEHQKIKAEVEIGDGLPDIRSTAKCLEALKQAGFEIIWEKDLAKESPVPWYQPLDKNHFSLSSFRLTAVGRFFTRNMVKALEFAGLAPKGSLRVQDFLEKAAEGLVEGGKKEIFTPMYFFLARKPLSDNN, encoded by the exons ATGGATTTGGCATCCGGTGTTGGTGGCAAGATCAACAAAGCTCAAGTTCTAGATGCTGTTGATAA GTATGAGAAGTATCATGTTCACTATGGAGGAAAACAAGAAGATAGGAATGCTAACTACACTGATATG GTTAACAAATACTATGATCTTGCTACGAGCTTTTATGAGTTTGGGTGGGGAGAATCTTTCCATTTTGCACACAG aTGGAATGGTGAGTCTCTTCGAGAAAGCATCAAACGTCACGAGCATTTCCTTGCTTTGCAACTTGGCCTGAAGCCTGGGCAGAAG GTTTTGGATGTTGGATGTGGAATTGGAGGACCATTGAGAGAAATTGCTCGCTTTAG CTCAACATCAGTTACAGGGTTGAATAACAATGAGTACCAAATATCAAGAGGAAAG GAACTCAATCGTATAGTTGGAGTAGACAAGACTTGCGACTTCATTAAG GCTGATTTCATGAAAATGCCTATTCCAGACAACAGTTTTGATGCAGTATATGCAATTGAAGCCACCTGCCATGCACCTGATGCT TATGGATGCTATAAAGAAATTTACAGAGTGTTGAAGCCCGGCCAATGTTTTGCTGCATATGAATGGTGCATGACCGATGCATATGATCCCAATAACCAAGAACATCAAAAAATAAAG GCAGAAGTTGAGATTGGTGATGGTCTTCCAGACATTAGGTCGACTGCAAAGTGTCTTGAAGCTCTTAAGCAAGCAGGTTTTGAG ATAATATGGGAAAAAGATCTTGCAAAGGAGTCTCCTGTTCCCTGGTACCAGCCTTTAGACAAAAATCACTTCTCACTGAGTAGCTTCCGTCTAACCGCTGTTGGACGATTTTTTACCAGAAACATG GTCAAGGCTTTGGAATTTGCTGGATTGGCTCCAAAGGGGAGTCTAAGAGTTCAAGATTTTCTAGAGAAAGCTGCTGAGGGACTAGTTGAAGGCGGAAA GAAAGAGATATTCACACCTATGTACTTCTTTTTGGCTCGGAAGCCTCTTTCGGACAACAACTAA